The stretch of DNA accctgtctcaaaaaacaaaaacaaaaacacggaGGGCTGAAACAGAGAGGCCTCCAGCTTATTTCCAAGCTTGGGGAAGTTTCAGAACTCACCACCCTGGGCTAGCAGGGAGAGGGCGGGTCCAACATCAGAACCCAGGTTCACCTCCCCAGCGCTGTCAAAGCGCAGAGCAGGCCTGACTCCAGGAATGACGTTCCCCCTTCCACAGCCTGAGGATGGATGGGGTCTGAGCACAGGTAATGAAGCTGTTTTTAAGGCAGCCTAGGCATCCACTTGCCACCCGGTTTAGGGAGGAGCCAGGACCCTAGCTAGTGGGTGGGGCCAGAACACCAAGAGGGGCCTATTAGGGGAGAGGGCGGAGCCAGCCGGAGCTGGGTCATCCTGGGCTGGGCATAGCCGGCTGAGGCCAAAGCTCAAAAGCCACTGGCCTTACGGCTCACTCAAGGGGCAGGGCTTCAACAGGCCTGGGCCTGGTCCTTGTGAGATTGCAGGGAGAGGGCGGGGTTTGAGTGGGCGAGGGAGGAGCCAGAGTGAGTGAAGAAGTGGGCCCAAGAGAGGTCCCGGGTAGCACCTGCGCAAACAGCGAGGCCTGCTCCCGAGAGTGGCCGAAGGGGTCAATGTGCCAGGCCACACGGGGTCGCCCATCATTGCCAAATGTGTCCTCCAGAAAGCGCAGCCCAAGTGTCATCTGGTCCACGATGGCACCGTAGTGGGTGGCTGCCTCATCGTTCATCACCCAGCCACCGTTGGCGAACTCCAGGCGCCCTGTGCCAGGACAGGCAAGGTCAGGGTCAGTGGTCAGAGCCAGGAGTGGGAGTAGGGTGGGTGATACTGGGAATGTGAAAGCCTGCCTGTGTACACATTTCTGGTGGAAGGACAAGAGGGGTCGCTCCCATGCCATAGTTCCCAGATATGGGAAAGAGGCCCCCTGCATGGCAGGCTTCCCAGAGGATGCACGGCAGGTGGGGCTTTGTGGGATGTATAGGAGGTCTCCAAATGGAGAGTCCAGGCAGGCGGAGCGACACGCATGTTATACAGCTTGCACGTGGCATGACAAAATCTCAGAAACCAGAGATGCAGAAGCAGAAGCTGGGCTGGGCTTCCTCTTTTCACTTCCTTGGGGTAGGCTCACCCTGGCGCACAAGGTCTCGCACGACTTCCTGTGTGGCATTTGTCTGCTGGTACCACCAACGGGAGAAGAAGGCAATCTCCACGTAAATGAAGCGACGGGTGGGATCTGACAGCAAGGCAGAGATGACCGAGTCCAGGATGTACTGCACACCGGCGTGCTGGATGTCATTCTTGACTGTGGATAACAGGGATAAGGCTCTCAGGGCACAGCAGAGCCAAGGGGATTATTCCTAGACAGAGGAGCCCAAACCCTGGATATTAGGGTAGCACTGGCCCCACCCTAATGTCCAGGACCCAGAAGGGATTACAGGGACCATGGGGATCCCAGGGACCAGTCCCTATCCTCTACTCACTTCCATAAAAGTACTGGTCCACGGTTTTGAGCCAGCCCACGTCATCATGTGTGTGAGGCACCAGGTGCACGTTCAGCATGTTCGGCTGCACTGTGGGGCATGTCTGCACAGGGACCCCAAACACACATACCTTGTCAATAACCCCCGAGGTCGGGGGCTGCAGAGTAAGTCTTGATCTAGAGGTGAGTGACTCAGAGAGGCCTGATCTCGCCTATGTGCCGAGGAGGCCAGGCCCTCCCAGGcaggacacacacatacatagttgTGCTCATAGATACAGCTCCCACTTTGCACAACCCCACAGGGCAGCTCTCATTCACACTCcgggaaaataataatagaagtaGCTGATGTTTGTTCAGCATTTGCCAACAGCAGACGGCCACCCTGGGAGATGGGGTGATGTTATCCCCAGTTTCCAGAAGAAggcactgaggcttagagaggataGGTGACTTGCCCAACGTCACACACTCAGGAAGTGTAAGAGCTaggctggaatttcaggcagaCTCCAGAGTCCCAGATCTCAGCCAGCacctccccccacacacacactgctcACCCCCTGCCACCTCCTGCCCCTCCAATCCCACAGTTAAGTGCAGACAAAGTCTAGGCAAGCATCCCGGAGACACGGAGGCAGGTACAATCAGATACAGTCCTATACTCAGATGCGCACAGCCAGACCTCGCAATGACACGAAGCACGCACTCAGACCACACTGTCATATCATCAGCCATTCACTAGACACCCACAGGACAGACCCACCCACACCTCTAGACTGTATTCTGGGTTTCACTCTGCCTCCTGTACGTCTCAGCTCGGAGGCCCCACTCACCTCGTATCCCCCGGCCCGAGCACCGGGAGCCGCcagcaacaacaaaaggaaaaagcagaGAGGCGGGAGCGGTGGCCGCAGGGCGCGGGACATGGTCCAGGGGCCTGCTGAGTCCAGGCAGCCGCGAGCGCAGACCCCCGAAGCCCGCGAGTAGGCGCCCATGGctcagcagcttcctcctggggttCCCCGGCCCTGGAAAGGCCGGACAAACGCCCCGCCCCCAGACCCGGCCGGGCCAatcggggtggggggcggggccaGGGCGCGGTCTGGCGGCTCACGGGAGAGAGGCTGTAGCCCTGCGCAATCCCGGGGGTCGTTATAGGAAGGTAGGAAAATGCCACCCTCAGGGCACTGGTTGGGCTAAAGGTGACACTGGCGTCTCACGGGCTATGAAGAGTCTTGGAATGCCTCTTAATGCCGGTAGGAGCAGAAGTGCTTTTCCTAAGGGGGCCGGGTTTTCCTAGCCGGTGTAGTGTGTCCATGGGAATCCAGGGTGTCCCATGGACCTTCAGCGCTAGGGTCCTGGAAGGACCTAGCTTGCCTAAGAGGAGGATCTGATGAAGAGTCCTATACTGTGGGGATTGGGACGTTGGGTAAATACCCCTGGAGTACCGGGGATGGGATCCAGCCTGGTTGAGAAGGATCCCTGGGTGTTCCGGAGAGAAAAGAGGGTCTGACAAGTGGGGAAGGACCCCGAGTCTTTCATGCCTTTCCCAATTCCTACCAGTTCATTCTCTGATAAGAAAACAAAGCCcagggcaggcgcagtggctcaagcctgcaatcccagcactttgggagggccaggctggtggatcacttgggcccgggagtttgagaccagcctgggcaacatgggttgttttgtagagacgggtttgaaaacacaaaatttgtaattttacacaaaatgtaaaaatacaaaaattagctgggcatggtggcacatgcctgtaatcccagctacttgggagactgaggcaggagaatcacctgaacctgggaggcagaggttgcagtgagccgagatcaagatcatgccattgccctccagcctgggcaacaagagcaaaactctgtctcaaaaaaaaacaagaattaactgggcatggtagcacgcatttgtggtcccagttacgtggcaggctgaggtggtaggattgcttgagcccaggagtttgaggctgcagtgaacatagattgtgccactgcactcagcctgcatGACAGATCAAGAccgttttctttcttaaaaaggaaaaaaaaaaaggaaaccaaagcCTAGATTATCTAGGTCAGCAGGGCCATCTGGTGAGTTGCCAGAGGGCAGAAGTCACTGTCTTGTCCCTAGCACCTGACTTAAGACACAAGGTTTATGAAGTAAGCAAGTGAACAGCCAGAAGCCTCCAGACTGGGGCCCCACACCAGGCCTATGGGGCTAGAGCCCTTCCCGCCAGGTAGGAGGAACACCCCAATGAACAGAAGAGGCTGACAGCCAGAGTGAAAAACTTTATTATTAACAGGTTTCAACGAGAAAGCAAATGAATACCCCTAGAAACAGGGACAGCATCTCCCCCAGCAGCAggcaggggaagggaggcaggaggggtAGGCCTAGGGTGTTCCCTAGGAAAGGGCCAGGTTCCCTCTATCCAGCTGGGGGCACCGAGACGGCCTCATTCAGGGAAGTCCAGGATGGCAGCTGAAAGCAGCAGGTTTAGCAGCCAAAGCCCAGGCCTAGTGGATAGACAGGGTCCAAAATGTGACCCTTCTAGGCTGATATCACCATGGGGGCGTCATGGGCTGAGGATTCTGCAGATAGGACATCACCACGGCAGAGATGGAcagcctgagacaggagagagGTGTCAGTCTAGGATGGGCAGGCTGGGGTTCCCCCACCCCTTACTCAAGAGTTACTCGTTCTGTAGGGCAAATCTCACATGAAGCTACTCATCATTTGCTTCGTGTCCTCCGAGCTCCGAGAGTTGGCAAAGCTGATGAAGGAGCAGTAGACAGCGACCCAAGCACACCATTTCAGCTAGGGAAAGGTATAGGTGGGTTGGCAGGTCAGTGAAAGGCACAACAATGAGTCCCCGAAGCCACCTTTTCAGACACCAGATCATGCCCATTGATTCCATCTGATGCAGCTGGGACCTTGCCCCACCCGGAACTCCTCAGTCCCACCTGCGCATGGCATACTCTAGATACGTGGTTTCTAGTCCTACTGTCTGGCCTGCGTCTCTCAGGGCCAAGAGAGACTCTGACATCCCACATGCTTAAGACCCTGCCCTTTTTCCACAAGTCCTCTCCAAGTTGCTTCAAAGCCTGGCCCCACTCGCAGACCAATCTGCCACATCCCCACCCTCACTCGAATCCTTGACTTCACCAAAGACTGGGGCTTTCTTGGCCCAGCGTCATCGCAGCCCCACTCCCGGCCGATCTCAGGTCCCGCCCCATCAGCAATGACAAGACGCCCCGCTTCATTCCAAACCCGCCCCCGAGCCTCGTTCTCAGGTCCAACTACACCCATAGAAGCTCAACCCCGCCCACCTTAAGCATGAGGCCGCACATGCTGAAGATCATGCCCAGCAGGTTCATGTAGTCCGGCGTCGGGTCGTCCAAGGCCGGGTTACATTCGCTCGGCGGGGGCTTGTACCTGCGACAGGCTCGAGGGTCAGGGGCGCTCAGGTCCTGCCCCCGGGATAGACAGGCGCTTCCCAGGGCCCCGATCCACACCCACAACCCGAACCCGTGGCCACGACGCTGGGGTCCTCACCTCAGCACTTTGTTCGGCCTCCGTGGGTCCGACATATTGTTAGTGGACATAGCGAGTCGAAGGCCAGATCACGCCTCTTCCGCTGCAGGAATCGCAGCTTCCGGCGTGCAGGCTGAGGGCGGATTTTAGAGTAACACCCGAGGCCCTCGCACTTCCGTTCCTCATGACAGAGGCTTGGACTCCCCTTACCCAGAGAACGGAGATTTAGGAGAAGCCAGAAGTCTTCCTTTCAAagggaaaatggggaaaataacctGAAAGCGGGCTTCAATAGTTCCAACCCGATCACGGAAATGCCAAAATGATGAACCCGGCAGTGATAAACAGGAAGTAGGTCAGGAAGAACAATAATAAGGTTACACCCAAGCGTGGGTTTCGAAGGCGCGGAATTTTCCGTACAGACAGATTTAAGGCTGCAAGGAAGGAGTACTGGGAGCATGGCTTTCCCTGAGCCAAAGCCGCGGCCTCCAGAGCTGCCGCAGAAACGGTTGAAGACGCTGGACTGCGGGCAGGGGGCAGTGCGAGCCGTACGATTTAATGGTGAGCACCTTTGTATTCATTCCGGGTCCTCCTCCCGCCTCTTGAGATCGACGGTCCAGTAACCCCCGCCTGGTGTTCCCCAGTGGATGGCAATTACTGCCTGACGTGCGGCAGTGACAAGACCCTGAAGCTGTGGAACCCGCTTCGGGGGACGCTGCTGCGGACGTACAGCGGCCACGGCTACGAGGTGCTGGATGCGGCCGGGTGAGCCGGGGACCAGGCTGGGATTGGAGCGCTGAGGCTGGGATCCGAGGTCGATGCTGATCTTCCTCCTCCTTTACTCCAGCTCCTTTGACAACAGTAGTCTCTGCTCCGGCGGCGGGGACAAGGCGGTGGTTCTGTGGGATGTGGCATCAGGGCAGGTCGTGCGCAAATTCCGGGGCCACGCAGGGGTGAGTGAAAGCCTGGAGACCCTCATTCAAGCGGAGGGGACCCGTATTAGCGCATAGGTGGTGACAGGGCCACCCCCATTACACCGTAAGGATCCCTTCCCCAGATGACGATCCCCCACTCCGCATGCCAGGCTAGGCAGTCACCAACCCCTGTCCTTGCAGTTCCCCCAAAACCTTTCACCTCCCCTTCTCCTAGCCTTTGCCCTTGCTTTAACCGACACTGGGAACCCTGCCTTTATCCCAATCCTCCAAAGTCCAGCCTCCTCTGAGTGGCAATAACTTTCTCAGAAGGTGAACACGGTGCAGTTTAATGAAGAGGCCACAGTTATCCTGTCCGGTGAGTCTGGGGCCTAAGCACGGGGGCCCAGGGTGCTGCCCTCCCCCTCCAAACCTGACCTCACCATCATGCTGGCCTCACAGGCTCTATTGATTCCAGTATCCGCTGTTGGGATTGCCGCTCACGGAGGCCTGAGCCAGTGCAGACGCTGGATGAGGCCAGAGATGGCGTATCCAGTGTGAAGGTGTCAGACCACGAGGTCCTGGCAGGGTGAGTGGAGCCATGACCTGGTCTCACCCCAGGTGCTACTGGGAATCATAGCTGCCCCCATGCTCAGATTAAAACCTactctcagctgggcacagtggcacacagctgtagtcccagctacttgggaggctgaggtggaaggatcacttgagtccaagagttcgaggcaccactgcactccatgctgGGTGAAAgtaagactgtctaaaaaataataatcatctggctgggcacggtggctcacacctgtaatcccagcactttgggaggccaaggtgggcagatcacttgaggtcaggagtttgagatcagcctggccaacatggtgaaaccccgtctctactaaaaatgcaaaaattagccaggtgtggtgacgggagcctgtaatcccagccactcgggaggtggaggcaggagaatcgcctgaacccgggagttggaggttgcagtgagccgagattgtgccactgcactccagcctgggcgacaaagtgagactccatctcaaaaaaaaaaagataaaataaaatgattttttaaaataaataaaaataggtcaggcgctgtggctcatgcctgtaatcccagcactttgggaggcagaggcaggcggatcatgaggtcaggagatcgagatcattctggctaacacggtgaaatcccgtctctactaaaaatacaaaaaattagccgggcatagtggcaggcgcctgtagtcccagctactcaggaggctgaggcaggagaatggagtgaacccgggaggcagagcttgctgtgagccgacatcgcgccactacactccagcctgggcgatagagcaagactccgtctcaaaataagtaaataaattaaataaataaataaataatacataaaaataatcataaggaagaattttttttttttttttttgagacgcagtctcgctctgtcgccaggctggagtgcagtgacgtgatctcagctcactgcaacctccaacttctgggtttaggcgattctcctgcctcagcc from Gorilla gorilla gorilla isolate KB3781 chromosome 20, NHGRI_mGorGor1-v2.1_pri, whole genome shotgun sequence encodes:
- the WDR83OS gene encoding PAT complex subunit Asterix, yielding MSTNNMSDPRRPNKVLRYKPPPSECNPALDDPTPDYMNLLGMIFSMCGLMLKLKWCAWVAVYCSFISFANSRSSEDTKQMMSSFMLSISAVVMSYLQNPQPMTPPW
- the WDR83 gene encoding WD repeat domain-containing protein 83 translates to MAFPEPKPRPPELPQKRLKTLDCGQGAVRAVRFNVDGNYCLTCGSDKTLKLWNPLRGTLLRTYSGHGYEVLDAAGSFDNSSLCSGGGDKAVVLWDVASGQVVRKFRGHAGKVNTVQFNEEATVILSGSIDSSIRCWDCRSRRPEPVQTLDEARDGVSSVKVSDHEVLAGSVDGRVRRYDLRMGQLFSDYVGSPITCTCFSRDGQCTLVSSLDSTLRLLDKDTGELLGEYKGHKNQEYKLDCCLSERDTHVVSCSEDGKVFFWDLVEGVLALALPVGSGVVQSLAYHPTEPCLLTAMGGSVQCWREEAYEAEDGAG